From one Acidobacteriota bacterium genomic stretch:
- a CDS encoding tetratricopeptide repeat protein, with protein MSVFLPRVPWVAALALAVSLPLGAQIVGQQQNTAAAPTATSAAASDAASAARLKSSTEFVLGKWDELQAEAHGGQNYAEGALLHFRAAIAANPSSAYLASQLADLLSRLGRAPQALELAKKTVQQHPQSIIAHKTLGEIYLRELGRAPQPITDASSGGAMSAAIANYQDLLRLDPHDATYIVVLGKLYGAEGNAAAAEQQFRAALAIAPTNMDAVASLVQSLASQNRLDEAQKEIDALPLVARGAQVYITLGDAYANRHRYADAAKAYQQAVAADPQDADLQKALASALMEAGEYPAALKAYTQLRQEAPEDGRAALRLGQLQMQMGQLDAARVSLDAAAKLLPSSDLEVAYAKALLDQSQHHDQAAVAGLQALIKRKTQPATQSIFLAQLARLEMQLGQNAPALAHAQQLAGLGSAYRDQALRLEIEIYAGQREFTPALTATESALKLQPDSRSLQLTRANLLAATGQTAAAQAAVRKLMHGGSQDWDLYLALGGIEMQARQWPQALRDSQQAGKLAASPAGRARAERQIGLIQAKQTHYAAAEHSYRQSLSLEPENADTLNALAYVLAQQGVRLPEALRYVQQALAQDAHNGAYLDSLGWIYYKMKRLPDAITNLEQAVHFDRHDPAILDHLAQAYEGDGKLQQAASSWTQALADLDGDPDAANATQRKDIQKKLDAVKVRLAQEQR; from the coding sequence ATGTCCGTTTTCCTGCCCCGCGTTCCGTGGGTTGCTGCGCTTGCCTTGGCTGTCTCGCTGCCCCTGGGCGCTCAGATCGTCGGCCAACAGCAGAACACCGCCGCCGCTCCCACCGCCACCTCCGCCGCTGCCTCCGACGCCGCCAGCGCCGCACGCCTGAAAAGCAGCACCGAATTTGTCCTGGGTAAGTGGGACGAGCTCCAAGCCGAAGCCCACGGTGGTCAAAATTATGCGGAGGGAGCCCTGCTGCACTTCCGCGCCGCCATCGCCGCCAACCCCAGTTCCGCCTATCTTGCCTCCCAGTTGGCGGACTTGCTGTCCCGCCTCGGCCGCGCCCCCCAGGCCCTGGAGCTGGCGAAAAAGACCGTCCAGCAGCATCCCCAAAGCATCATCGCTCATAAAACTCTGGGCGAAATCTACCTGCGCGAGCTGGGCCGGGCCCCGCAGCCCATCACCGACGCCAGCTCCGGCGGCGCCATGTCGGCCGCCATTGCCAACTATCAGGATCTGCTCCGTCTCGATCCCCACGACGCCACCTACATTGTGGTGCTGGGCAAGCTCTACGGCGCCGAAGGCAATGCCGCCGCCGCCGAGCAGCAATTCCGCGCTGCCCTTGCTATCGCCCCGACCAATATGGATGCAGTCGCCAGTCTGGTGCAGTCCCTTGCCAGCCAGAACCGCCTCGACGAGGCGCAAAAGGAAATCGACGCCCTGCCGCTGGTCGCCCGCGGCGCTCAAGTCTACATCACTCTGGGTGATGCCTACGCCAACCGCCATCGCTACGCCGACGCCGCCAAGGCTTATCAACAGGCCGTCGCCGCCGATCCGCAGGATGCCGATCTGCAAAAAGCCCTGGCCAGCGCGCTCATGGAGGCCGGCGAATATCCCGCGGCATTGAAGGCTTATACGCAATTGCGCCAGGAAGCGCCCGAAGACGGCCGCGCCGCCCTGCGCCTCGGCCAGCTCCAGATGCAGATGGGTCAGCTCGACGCCGCTCGCGTCAGTCTCGACGCCGCGGCCAAGCTGCTGCCCAGCAGTGACCTCGAGGTCGCCTACGCCAAAGCCCTGCTCGACCAAAGCCAGCATCACGATCAGGCGGCGGTGGCCGGGCTGCAGGCGCTGATAAAGCGCAAAACCCAGCCTGCGACGCAAAGCATTTTTCTGGCGCAACTGGCGCGTCTCGAAATGCAACTCGGCCAGAACGCGCCCGCGCTCGCCCATGCGCAGCAGTTGGCCGGCCTCGGCTCAGCCTATCGCGACCAGGCGCTGCGCCTCGAAATCGAGATCTACGCCGGCCAGCGCGAATTCACCCCCGCGCTGACCGCGACTGAATCCGCCTTGAAGCTGCAGCCCGACTCTCGCTCTCTGCAGTTGACGCGGGCCAACCTGCTCGCGGCCACCGGGCAAACCGCCGCCGCCCAGGCCGCCGTTCGCAAGCTCATGCACGGAGGCAGTCAGGATTGGGATCTCTATCTTGCTCTCGGCGGGATCGAAATGCAGGCGCGGCAGTGGCCGCAGGCGTTGCGCGATTCTCAGCAGGCCGGCAAGCTGGCCGCCTCTCCGGCCGGCCGTGCACGCGCCGAGCGCCAAATCGGACTCATCCAGGCCAAACAAACTCATTACGCCGCCGCCGAGCACAGCTATCGTCAGTCGCTGTCACTCGAGCCCGAAAATGCCGACACCCTCAACGCTCTTGCGTACGTGCTGGCGCAGCAGGGCGTCCGCCTACCCGAAGCCTTGCGTTATGTGCAGCAGGCGCTCGCGCAGGATGCCCACAATGGCGCCTATCTCGACAGCCTGGGTTGGATTTACTACAAGATGAAGCGCCTGCCCGACGCCATTACCAACCTCGAGCAAGCGGTCCATTTCGACCGCCACGATCCCGCCATCCTCGACCACTTGGCCCAGGCCTACGAAGGCGACGGTAAACTGCAACAGGCCGCCAGCAGTTGGACCCAGGCCCTCGCCGATCTCGACGGCGACCCCGACGCCGCCAACGCCACCCAGCGCAAAGACATTCAGAAAAAGCTGGACGCCGTCAAAGTCCGCCTCGCCCAGGAACAGCGCTAA
- a CDS encoding response regulator encodes MKGTILLADDNPHTLRMGTEYLSGLGYRVTTAADGGAALAALRQDRPELILVDAALPGFASPLGGMELCRKVKSDPALQSIPVLVLVGALAHLAPAALGGADGSLRKPLSSAGLETWLDRIAAARGARELTPDEMLVLAVQEAARAL; translated from the coding sequence ATGAAGGGCACGATCCTGCTCGCCGACGACAATCCTCATACGCTCCGCATGGGAACCGAATATCTGTCCGGCCTGGGCTATCGTGTGACTACCGCCGCTGACGGCGGTGCCGCCCTCGCCGCGCTCCGGCAGGACCGCCCGGAGCTGATCCTCGTCGATGCCGCTCTCCCCGGCTTTGCCTCGCCCTTAGGCGGTATGGAGCTTTGCCGAAAGGTGAAGTCCGATCCGGCTCTGCAATCGATTCCCGTCCTGGTGCTGGTCGGTGCCCTCGCCCACCTTGCCCCTGCCGCGCTCGGCGGGGCCGACGGCTCTCTGCGCAAGCCCTTGTCCTCGGCAGGCCTCGAAACCTGGCTCGATCGCATCGCCGCTGCCCGCGGTGCGCGCGAGCTCACGCCTGACGAGATGCTCGTGTTGGCCGTTCAGGAGGCGGCCCGAGCCCTCTAG
- a CDS encoding CDP-alcohol phosphatidyltransferase family protein produces MTYTRAIGVGCKYILDKIVRSLALARINPNVLTFIGLVINLIAAVLFGYGLFWQAGLVIIGAGIFDMVDGRVARYTNTVSQFGGFFDSVLDRYSDLALYFGLLVYYSRSNRELYVVLTAIVMTGSVMVSYARARAENTIKSCKVGFMERPERIVLVIIGALFNRMEPVLWVIAVLSNVTVIQRIRHTYHETRAMDRRPENSHTAVGR; encoded by the coding sequence GTGACCTACACGCGCGCCATCGGGGTGGGTTGCAAATACATTCTGGACAAGATCGTCCGTTCGCTCGCCCTGGCGCGCATCAACCCCAACGTCCTCACCTTCATTGGCCTTGTCATTAACCTGATCGCCGCTGTCTTATTCGGCTACGGCCTGTTCTGGCAGGCCGGCCTGGTGATCATCGGCGCCGGCATTTTCGACATGGTCGACGGCCGTGTCGCCCGCTATACCAACACTGTCAGCCAATTTGGCGGATTCTTTGATTCCGTCCTCGACCGCTATTCCGACCTCGCGCTCTACTTCGGCCTGCTGGTCTACTACTCGCGCTCCAATCGCGAACTCTACGTGGTGCTCACCGCCATCGTCATGACCGGCTCGGTGATGGTCAGCTACGCCCGCGCCCGTGCCGAAAACACCATCAAAAGCTGCAAGGTCGGCTTCATGGAGCGGCCCGAGCGCATCGTGCTGGTCATCATCGGCGCCCTGTTCAACCGCATGGAGCCGGTGCTCTGGGTGATTGCCGTCCTCAGCAATGTGACCGTCATCCAGCGCATCCGCCACACCTATCACGAGACCCGCGCCATGGACCGCCGCCCGGAAAACAGCCACACCGCCGTCGGGCGCTGA
- a CDS encoding CarD family transcriptional regulator, producing MSAPRYFQPGDQVVYPNHGVGVIEAIGQAGNGEGDYYLLTIAASNLRVMVPQANAAHVGLRPISAAADAAQVLGYLEDAVPAPAASRPGDWKARFRENADKLRRGSLAEVAEVLKALVQLHQSKRLSFREKKMLDRAALLLASELASAQELSLADALARIAAALEKAALELPPLDEDTAIAG from the coding sequence ATGAGCGCCCCTCGTTATTTTCAACCCGGTGACCAGGTCGTTTACCCCAACCACGGCGTGGGCGTCATCGAGGCGATCGGGCAGGCGGGCAACGGCGAGGGCGACTACTACCTGCTGACGATAGCCGCGAGCAACCTGCGGGTGATGGTGCCGCAAGCGAATGCCGCTCACGTGGGATTGAGACCGATCAGCGCGGCGGCGGATGCGGCGCAGGTGCTGGGCTATCTGGAAGATGCGGTCCCGGCTCCAGCGGCGTCGCGGCCGGGCGACTGGAAAGCGCGCTTCCGGGAAAACGCGGACAAACTACGGCGGGGATCGCTGGCGGAAGTAGCGGAGGTGCTCAAGGCCCTGGTGCAGCTACACCAGTCGAAGCGGCTATCCTTCCGCGAAAAGAAGATGCTGGACCGCGCCGCGCTGCTACTGGCGAGCGAGCTGGCCTCGGCGCAGGAGCTGAGCTTGGCCGACGCGTTGGCGCGCATTGCAGCCGCACTCGAAAAGGCAGCGCTGGAGCTCCCGCCGCTGGACGAGGACACCGCAATCGCCGGTTGA
- a CDS encoding valine--tRNA ligase: MVFQELSKAYEPQMIEPRWAQRWVEGRLFHAENGRPNNWSLVIPPPNVTGSLHMGHMLEHTLIDIVVRWRRMQGDNTLWLPGTDHAGIATQMVVERALAAEGKDRKTIGRAAFEEAAWAWKAQSGGRIQQQMMRLGASCDWQRERFTLDEGLSRAVREVFVRLYEEGLIYRGRYIVNWCPRCQTAVSDLEVVHQDVTGKMYRVRYLLVDQPGKFLEVATTRPETILADVAVAVNPGDARYQHLIGQKVAVPLTGRTVPVIGDEIAQPEFGTGAVKITPGHDPNDFAAGERHHLPQLTILDETAHMTAEAGAYAGLDRFAARKRIVADLEAQGLLAEVKDHPMAVGHCQRCRTVIEPRISTQWFVKIAPLAQAAVAAVERGEVEFIPEVNAKHFFDWMANIHDWCISRQLWWGHRIPAWYCDACGKTIVAREAPERCPGCRGPLRQETDVLDTWFSSGLWPFSTLGWPEATEDLRDFYPTSLLITGFDILFFWVARMLMLGVHFTGRAPFRQVYIHALVRDAERQKMSKTKGNVIDPLVVTEKYGTDAVRFTLAAMAAPGTDIALAEERMQGYAAFANKIWNAARFIFMSANQAGAAAPADSPERLLAQGEHWVDRWIFSRLNAVAAKLDESLTAYRFHEAADTLYHFFWHEFCDWYLEWSKPRLRDASQREIAAANLLAAFDGALRLLHPVMPFLTEELWMALHAGATPAVSIALTRFPQAEAAGVDAAAEAQAEQEMEQTRAARLQRNAARTAAPVGNAKAELEAAIARKRKLLANPNFVQKAAAAVVESEREQLRELEGKLAAIADEPKTDN; encoded by the coding sequence ATCGTGTTCCAGGAACTCAGCAAAGCCTACGAGCCGCAGATGATCGAACCGCGCTGGGCGCAGCGTTGGGTCGAGGGGCGCTTGTTCCACGCCGAAAACGGGCGGCCCAACAACTGGTCGCTGGTGATTCCACCGCCCAACGTCACCGGCTCGCTGCACATGGGTCACATGCTGGAGCACACGCTGATTGACATCGTGGTGCGCTGGCGGCGGATGCAGGGCGACAACACGCTTTGGCTTCCGGGCACCGACCACGCCGGAATTGCCACGCAGATGGTGGTGGAGCGGGCGCTGGCGGCCGAGGGCAAAGACCGCAAGACGATAGGGCGGGCGGCGTTTGAAGAAGCCGCGTGGGCGTGGAAGGCGCAAAGCGGCGGCCGCATCCAGCAGCAGATGATGCGGCTGGGGGCCTCGTGTGACTGGCAGCGGGAGCGGTTCACGCTCGATGAAGGGCTGTCACGGGCGGTGCGGGAAGTGTTTGTGCGGCTGTACGAAGAAGGGCTGATTTATCGCGGCCGCTACATCGTGAACTGGTGTCCGCGCTGTCAGACCGCGGTCAGCGATCTGGAAGTGGTACACCAGGATGTGACCGGGAAGATGTACCGGGTGCGCTACCTGCTGGTCGACCAGCCGGGAAAATTTCTTGAAGTGGCCACCACGCGGCCGGAAACGATTCTGGCCGACGTGGCGGTTGCGGTGAATCCCGGCGATGCACGCTACCAGCACCTGATCGGCCAAAAAGTTGCAGTGCCGCTGACCGGGCGCACCGTGCCGGTGATTGGCGACGAGATCGCCCAGCCGGAGTTCGGCACGGGTGCGGTCAAGATTACGCCCGGCCACGACCCCAACGATTTTGCCGCTGGCGAACGGCACCATTTGCCGCAGTTGACGATTCTCGACGAAACGGCGCACATGACCGCGGAAGCGGGCGCTTACGCCGGTCTGGACCGGTTCGCGGCGCGCAAACGCATCGTGGCGGACCTGGAGGCGCAAGGCCTGCTGGCGGAGGTGAAAGACCACCCCATGGCGGTGGGCCATTGCCAGCGCTGCCGGACGGTGATCGAGCCACGCATTTCGACGCAGTGGTTCGTGAAGATCGCGCCACTGGCGCAGGCGGCGGTGGCGGCGGTGGAACGGGGCGAAGTCGAGTTCATTCCGGAAGTCAACGCCAAGCACTTTTTCGACTGGATGGCGAACATTCACGACTGGTGCATCTCGCGGCAGCTCTGGTGGGGGCACCGGATTCCGGCCTGGTACTGCGACGCCTGCGGCAAGACCATCGTGGCGCGCGAAGCGCCGGAGCGTTGCCCCGGCTGCCGCGGGCCGTTGCGGCAGGAGACCGATGTGCTGGACACCTGGTTCAGCTCGGGGTTGTGGCCGTTTTCGACGCTGGGCTGGCCGGAAGCGACCGAGGATTTACGGGATTTTTATCCCACCTCGCTGCTGATCACCGGTTTCGACATTCTGTTTTTCTGGGTGGCGCGGATGCTGATGTTGGGCGTGCACTTCACCGGGCGCGCGCCGTTCCGCCAGGTGTACATTCACGCTCTGGTGCGGGATGCCGAGCGGCAGAAGATGTCGAAGACCAAGGGCAACGTAATCGATCCGCTGGTGGTGACGGAAAAATACGGCACCGACGCGGTGCGCTTCACCCTGGCGGCGATGGCGGCGCCGGGAACCGACATTGCTCTGGCAGAAGAGCGGATGCAGGGCTATGCGGCCTTCGCCAACAAAATTTGGAACGCGGCGCGGTTCATTTTCATGAGCGCCAATCAGGCGGGCGCAGCCGCACCGGCGGACAGCCCGGAGCGCTTGCTGGCGCAAGGCGAGCATTGGGTCGACCGGTGGATCTTCTCCCGGCTGAACGCGGTCGCCGCGAAGCTGGACGAGAGCCTGACCGCGTATCGTTTTCACGAAGCGGCGGACACGCTCTATCACTTCTTCTGGCATGAGTTCTGCGACTGGTATCTGGAGTGGAGCAAGCCGCGGCTGCGCGATGCCAGTCAGCGCGAGATTGCTGCGGCCAATCTGCTGGCGGCGTTTGATGGCGCGTTGCGGCTGCTGCACCCGGTGATGCCGTTCCTTACCGAGGAGCTGTGGATGGCGCTGCACGCCGGCGCCACGCCAGCAGTGTCGATTGCCCTGACGCGCTTCCCGCAGGCTGAGGCGGCAGGCGTCGATGCCGCGGCGGAAGCACAGGCGGAGCAAGAGATGGAGCAAACCCGCGCCGCCCGGCTGCAGCGGAACGCCGCCCGGACGGCGGCGCCGGTGGGCAACGCCAAGGCAGAGCTGGAGGCGGCGATCGCGCGCAAGCGCAAGCTGCTGGCGAACCCGAACTTCGTGCAGAAGGCCGCGGCCGCGGTAGTCGAAAGCGAACGCGAACAGCTCCGCGAGCTGGAAGGAAAGCTCGCAGCCATCGCAGACGAGCCGAAAACTGACAACTGA
- a CDS encoding transcription elongation factor GreA, producing MAVNIRAKLETEIKQLEHELAIELPAELKRAVALGDLSENAEYHMAKQRQEFVNARLGQLKKRLSELALVNVDNIPRDRAAYGSIVLLHDLDKGEDVEYRLVTSEEADVAQGRISTSSPIGRGILGKRPGDEVRIQTPNGVREYEVLKLQTIYELEAAGDSTL from the coding sequence ATGGCCGTCAATATTCGTGCAAAATTGGAAACCGAAATCAAACAGCTTGAACACGAGCTCGCCATCGAGCTCCCCGCGGAGCTGAAGCGCGCCGTCGCCCTGGGCGACCTGAGCGAGAACGCCGAATATCACATGGCCAAACAGCGGCAGGAATTCGTCAACGCCCGGCTCGGCCAGCTCAAAAAGCGCCTTTCCGAACTCGCCCTGGTCAACGTCGACAACATCCCGCGCGACCGTGCCGCCTACGGCTCCATCGTCCTGCTCCATGATTTGGACAAAGGCGAAGATGTAGAGTATCGTTTGGTCACGAGCGAGGAGGCGGACGTCGCTCAGGGAAGGATTTCCACTTCTTCGCCTATCGGCCGTGGCATTTTGGGCAAACGGCCCGGCGATGAGGTGCGCATCCAAACTCCTAACGGTGTGCGGGAGTACGAAGTGCTCAAATTGCAGACCATTTACGAACTCGAAGCAGCCGGAGATTCCACCCTGTGA
- the mnmE gene encoding tRNA uridine-5-carboxymethylaminomethyl(34) synthesis GTPase MnmE translates to MAETDTIVAVSTPPGRGGLGIVRLSGPSAYAVSAAVFAGIALQPRHATLAQYRDPSGALLDEVILTWFQAPHSATAEDVVEISAHGAPVLLDALLRDACGHGARLAEPGEFTRRAFLHGRLDLTQAEAVGDLIAAHTLFQARTAARQLQGSVAQLLRPAHQQLVELIARLEAGIDFADNDVTVLADDALRSALTAVERALTALAAGFEHGRFVREGIRLALLGRPNVGKSSLFNCLLRRERAIVTAEAGTTRDLVEDSLDWDGIPVQLIDTAGIRDPQGQAEHIGIQKSWQAAADADLVLAVFDTSSPPTLEDAALEARLATLPQALRVGNKRDLPQAPGWTLSGQTLFVSALTGAGLDALRAAVRLRLLPAAGGEAAFITNARHAQQIQLAIDCLGRCRAAVGSVPHEVLLVDLYEALHALDAITGQTTVEDILGVIFSRFCIGK, encoded by the coding sequence GTGGCGGAAACCGACACCATCGTGGCCGTCTCCACCCCGCCTGGTCGCGGCGGTCTCGGCATCGTCCGCCTCTCCGGCCCCTCAGCGTACGCCGTCTCTGCGGCGGTGTTCGCCGGCATCGCGCTTCAGCCCCGCCATGCCACTTTGGCCCAGTATCGCGATCCGAGCGGTGCGTTGCTCGACGAAGTCATCCTGACCTGGTTTCAGGCACCCCATTCCGCTACCGCCGAAGATGTGGTGGAAATCAGCGCGCACGGCGCACCCGTCTTGCTCGACGCGCTGCTCCGCGATGCCTGTGGGCATGGCGCGCGCCTCGCCGAGCCCGGCGAGTTCACCCGCCGCGCCTTTCTTCACGGCCGCCTCGATCTCACGCAGGCCGAAGCCGTCGGTGACCTCATCGCCGCGCACACCCTGTTTCAGGCCCGCACCGCCGCCCGGCAACTGCAAGGCTCGGTCGCGCAACTGCTGCGGCCCGCTCATCAACAGTTAGTGGAATTGATCGCCCGCCTCGAAGCGGGCATCGACTTTGCCGACAACGATGTCACTGTCCTGGCCGATGACGCGCTCCGCTCCGCGTTGACTGCCGTCGAGCGTGCGCTTACCGCCCTCGCGGCTGGCTTCGAACACGGCCGCTTCGTGCGCGAGGGCATCCGCCTGGCCTTGCTGGGCCGCCCCAACGTGGGCAAGTCCAGCCTGTTCAACTGCCTGCTCCGCCGCGAGCGCGCCATTGTCACCGCCGAAGCCGGCACCACGCGCGATCTGGTGGAAGACAGCCTCGATTGGGATGGCATTCCCGTGCAGCTCATCGACACCGCCGGCATCCGCGACCCTCAGGGCCAAGCCGAGCACATCGGCATTCAAAAATCCTGGCAAGCCGCCGCCGATGCCGATCTCGTTCTCGCCGTCTTTGACACCTCTTCTCCGCCCACACTCGAAGACGCTGCCCTCGAGGCGCGCCTCGCCACCCTGCCGCAGGCGCTGCGTGTGGGCAACAAACGTGACTTGCCCCAGGCGCCGGGCTGGACTCTTTCCGGCCAAACTCTGTTCGTTTCCGCCCTCACCGGCGCGGGCCTGGACGCCTTGCGCGCCGCCGTGCGCCTGCGCTTGCTGCCGGCTGCAGGCGGTGAGGCCGCTTTCATCACCAACGCCCGGCATGCCCAGCAAATCCAGCTCGCCATCGACTGTCTGGGCAGGTGCCGGGCTGCCGTAGGCTCCGTGCCCCACGAGGTGCTCCTGGTGGACCTATATGAGGCCTTGCACGCCCTCGATGCCATTACTGGCCAGACCACTGTTGAGGATATACTGGGGGTAATCTTTTCCCGGTTTTGCATCGGCAAGTGA